Genomic DNA from Thermodesulfobacteriota bacterium:
AGGACCTGCCGAAAGACTGGAGCTGGGCGGAGATTCGGGCCGAGGTCCATCCCAAGGAGCGGTATTTCGAGCCCCTGGCAAGGCGGCGCGGCCTGGCCCACGAGCCGGGCCAGGGGCGGAAGACTTTGGGTCAAGAGGCCGCGGCCAACTACCCGAGGGTCAGAGCCCTCTGTCCGGAGGATGTGCAGGCCCTGGAGGATCGAATCAGGGCCTGGGTCGCAACATGATGGAATGGAGGTGAGTCATGAAAAGGACTGACGGGATGCGGATGCTGGTAGCGTGGGCCGTCCTGTGGGGCGCCCTGGCCGGGGGGAGCCCTGTTTGGGGCGCGGTGACTGGACGCCACACGGAGCAGGCCATGCCGCCCTACCAGGAGGGCTGCGTCACCGATGCCGACTGCGGGGACGACGCCTCCCTTTTCTGCCTGCATCCGGCCGGGAGCTGCCAGGCCGTGGGCCAGTGCCGGAGCCGGCCGACCGCCTGCCCGGATGTGGCCAATCCGGTGTGCGGCTGCGACGGGGTCACCTACGGCAATGCCTGCGAAGCGGCCGCCGCCGGGGTGTCGGTGGCGCAGGCCGGCCCCTGCCAACCGCCGCCGCCCGTCTTCTGCACCGGGAATACCGACTGCCGGGGGGAGGACCAGTACTGCGCCAAGCTGCCCGGCAACTGTGACGGCCAGGGTACCTGCGAGCCCCGGCCCCGGATCTGCCCGGTGTACGATGCGGCGATGCCCTTTGTCTGGATGCCGGTCTGCGGCTGTGATGGCAGGACCTATGACAGCGCCTGCGCCGCAGCAGCGGCCGGGGTGCCGGTGCGCCAGGACGGCCGGTGCCAGGAGGACTGCTGGTCGGACTGGGATTGCGGGCCGGGCGAATTCTGCAAGGAGCCGGACGGCCGCTGCCTGGAGCCGGTGCCCCTGGCGGCGGTGGCCCCGGACTGCCTGCCCGGCACCGCCCGCTGCATCCCCCCGCCGCCGCCCGGCACGTGCACGGTCATC
This window encodes:
- a CDS encoding Kazal-type serine protease inhibitor family protein yields the protein MKRTDGMRMLVAWAVLWGALAGGSPVWGAVTGRHTEQAMPPYQEGCVTDADCGDDASLFCLHPAGSCQAVGQCRSRPTACPDVANPVCGCDGVTYGNACEAAAAGVSVAQAGPCQPPPPVFCTGNTDCRGEDQYCAKLPGNCDGQGTCEPRPRICPVYDAAMPFVWMPVCGCDGRTYDSACAAAAAGVPVRQDGRCQEDCWSDWDCGPGEFCKEPDGRCLEPVPLAAVAPDCLPGTARCIPPPPPGTCTVIPTACPEIYAPVCGCDGLTYDNSCLADGAGVSVAHTGPCVPPTPATPDLKANGADGPLTVLAWEPVRVTIALDPGSHAGEPARWWLLAATPGGWYSYAYPIGWRPGIGRGVMLPIVALPPSAVIASPLPEGRYTFLFAVQSISRAVWADALQLEVVPGILRPAPAGR